A section of the Ignavibacteriales bacterium genome encodes:
- the ftsZ gene encoding cell division protein FtsZ, whose product MAIRLLTNERGNAKIRVVGVGGGGGNALNTMVQKGIEGVEFIAVNTDLQALENSKADLKIQIGKNLTNGLGAGMNFETGKKAVEENRDEIERALSGSDMVFVTAGMGGGTGTGGAPELARIAKSMNALVVAIVTTPFKFEGKPRLQQAVSGIENLKDEVDSLIVIPNQKIFDLITGDTTKREAFEMADRVLYNATRGISQIITKTGEINVDFADVRTIMKDMGDAMIGTGLASGDERALKSAKDALSNPLLEEIDITGSACVLTNICSNGNIKMSEIEKINDLIQGEAGEDAKYIFGVVDDEDMGDEIMVTVIATGFRGATQSKDDDSDMVVQENIIFPDTGKITKIPTPEELAQYDEPAIKRRKININDDLSEEDIKDTISDDDDDLGFSEFDFNEDFKKPAFLRRQMD is encoded by the coding sequence ATGGCAATTAGATTACTTACCAACGAACGAGGTAATGCCAAGATCCGCGTAGTAGGCGTAGGCGGCGGCGGCGGAAATGCTCTCAATACCATGGTGCAAAAAGGTATAGAGGGTGTTGAGTTCATTGCAGTAAACACCGATCTCCAGGCATTGGAGAACAGTAAAGCCGATCTTAAAATCCAGATCGGGAAAAACCTTACGAACGGTCTCGGTGCAGGCATGAACTTCGAGACGGGCAAGAAGGCAGTCGAAGAGAATAGGGACGAGATCGAAAGAGCTCTATCGGGCAGTGACATGGTTTTTGTAACTGCAGGAATGGGAGGAGGTACCGGTACTGGTGGTGCTCCCGAACTTGCGCGCATAGCAAAAAGCATGAACGCGCTCGTGGTGGCAATTGTAACGACCCCGTTCAAATTCGAGGGTAAACCAAGGCTTCAGCAGGCAGTTTCGGGTATCGAGAATTTAAAGGATGAAGTCGATAGTCTCATCGTGATCCCTAACCAGAAGATATTCGATCTTATAACAGGGGATACCACAAAGAGAGAAGCATTCGAGATGGCTGACAGAGTTTTATACAATGCAACGAGAGGAATTTCACAGATCATTACAAAGACAGGTGAGATCAACGTAGACTTTGCCGATGTCCGCACGATAATGAAAGACATGGGCGATGCAATGATAGGTACCGGTCTTGCTTCAGGCGACGAGAGAGCTTTAAAATCCGCTAAGGATGCTCTTTCAAACCCGCTTTTAGAAGAAATCGATATTACAGGATCAGCATGTGTCCTTACGAACATCTGCAGTAACGGAAACATTAAGATGTCCGAGATTGAAAAGATCAACGATCTTATTCAGGGTGAAGCAGGTGAGGACGCAAAATACATCTTCGGTGTAGTAGATGACGAAGATATGGGTGACGAGATAATGGTTACGGTTATCGCAACGGGATTCCGTGGTGCAACACAAAGCAAGGATGATGATTCCGACATGGTGGTACAGGAAAATATCATATTCCCGGATACAGGTAAGATAACAAAGATCCCGACCCCGGAAGAGCTTGCGCAGTATGACGAACCCGCAATAAAGAGGAGAAAAATAAACATTAACGATGATCTCAGTGAGGAAGATATCAAAGATACAATATCAGATGACGATGATGATCTGGGTTTCAGCGAATTCGACTTTAACGAAGATTTCAAGAAACCTGCCTTTTTGAGAAGGCAAATGGATTAA